The Drosophila sulfurigaster albostrigata strain 15112-1811.04 chromosome 3, ASM2355843v2, whole genome shotgun sequence genomic sequence GAAGTAATATtccttttgaattttattatttaatgattttttgtggGAGATAtgccaatttaaaattgcatcgcaaatttaatatttaacactGCACGTATTGTCTGCTTGCAACAGCTTACTTTAACAGctgttattttaacattaaactgttaagttaacattttAGGTATACAATATCGCGATTTGATCATTTCTCAACATggtaacattaaaaaaacggaaatttgAATACTTGCGAAAAATGAGTTTTGGCCACGAAAACGGGTCAAATTCAACATAGTGtattggtagagtgcaagcatattattgttgtggtaCTCGGGGAACTCGGGCTCGAGCCCGCTCAGTGtataaactttgtttttacttttattcaaaatgcgtaacgggtatctcacagtcgagcccactcgactgtagctttcttacttgttttttttgcatattcattTTTGGTAGTTGATCGCTGGCACATTGATTTTGTAAAATGGAAACCTTTAATAAACCCTGTTAGATTTGTATAAAGCctaaagaaaacaagtaagagcGCTGTAATCTGTCTGCAATCAGTCTGCTCAAATCGCTACTCGTTTTAATTTGAAGCAAAAGCGTGCgatataataattcaaattatcaaattatacaCCGATaattactgaaatataccaaaatgtgtAATGTTAGAAGAAATActgtaaaaaaatgttgctttaTCACCGTACATGGTTATATAATCACGGCTtgtgacgctgatcaagaatatatatattcttctcCTTATGCCGGTTAGGTTTATGGGTAGAAAAGTTCAAAAATACTTGAagttttattgctttttttacaaaaacaaggaaaaaagctacagtcaagtgagctcgactgtaagataccctaTAATACCCTTTCCACCTTATGGGTAGAGTGTATAATGatcaaaacaatttattttactgcagcgaaataaaaacaacacatttaaaacaaatttaatttattttgtgacAACTTTTTTACAGAGGCCAAAAAAACTGTATTTCTTAGGAATTCCTATAGTCAAAGACCTCTATAGTTCCATTAATCGATAGAATTACTTTCTTCTTCCGCACAATTATCAATTGCAGCATGTACAACCCATTTTGAACTGGAAAGCGTCCTAGAAATTCATTGATCTCAATGTCATAGTTTGATAGTTTGATTGGTTCATTTGCCTGTGGAAAGATACAACTAATCAATCCTTCaatgctttaaaataatttcaaattatttcacTTACCGGATACGGACATGTGTGGTTGAAGTTGGTGTATTTACGAATGTAGGAATAAGCCAACTTAGCAATAACATTAAAAGATTTTGTCATAAATTCGCAGggattgcatttaatttggtaGAGAAATGGATGCCAGCCGTTTGCGCGCTGATAAAATTGTACTTGAGCCTAAAACGTAttcgaaattaataaaaattgcaattttcatgCTAGTGTTACTCACTTCTAAGTCTTCGATGATTACCTTCGGCAGATAGTGAATATTAGCAACCTTTTTATTGCGTCCCACTAAATTGATTCGACATTTTGTGAACTCACCAACGTCCTTGTCAATCGCATTACATACAACGGACTTGAAAGGTGCTTGCATCGTTTCAGCCACTAAACAGATTATTAAGAGGAATAACATTCTCGTTAGTTTTCAATGCACTGCGGTTTTCTATGGACGCGCGGATATTTAAACTATAGATCGTATTCGTTGTGAGTTATATGCTAAATGACATTTAAATGagaatttttatagttttcttcaacaaactaaaataatattacatttgaaCAAAAAGGTTTTAAACCGATAATGATGATTATTTTTccaaccaaaaaattaaaaatcacttATAAACTATGATTTTGATAATTATCTTTACACCCACTACCCgctagaagggtattatattATGAGTTTGTGCCTACAGGAAATGATTGTAACAGCGAGAACGAGGCATCTtcgacaatttggtatattttttactgaATATATATTCCGTTATAACAACATTCCAATGTAGATATAagctttatttataaaatcaatattatgtTTGAACAAACATATTAATTCCAAGATTCGGTGATAGATAGATttgataattattataattaaagaaaGTTGTTTTATGAAAGTTTGAATCCTATAACTATTATAagcattttatattgtattttaataataataaacctttttaaaattcataaagcagttgcagctgcactGCTACAAAAGAATTTAACAGCCGGTTTTTAACATTCGATGAATATGtacaacatatgtatgttgaGTAATCTTGACCTTTGCAAACTTTCAGAGTTCTTGTATGTTATTAACAGCGAAGTTGACAACGCAAATAACGTATTTATcctttaaaatttgaaagagagagcgagagagagctaGTATCACACAGTCAAATGTTTTTGATTATGGATTTTACttgattaaacatttttcagtAAATTGAAGATGATTGCCAAAAAATAACAGCAATTAAAAGTACATATGAAGATGTGACGTTTATTTGTAGAGTTGATTATTTGtttgaataaacaaatgcattaTTAGATTctgaaaaaatacatttatgttgGCTTTCAAAGAACGCAACTTGAATTTAAGAGCTTCAGGATGAACGTTTATTTCTTAATAGCTCagcttttctcttttcttaCATTGACAACTGTTTTCTTTCTCCAACCACATTGATTTCACCAAGAGAAAACTCTCCATAATTACTAATAACTGCTTGTAtccattattttaaaaaaagttttattaattttaaaagtgtttttttctACGGCCGTAAAATGCGTAATGAATATTTGAGGAATACTACTCAACTGTTAAAAAACTTTCAACACTGAAaggttttaatttaaaatgcaaggAAATATAGTCGCGCTTGATTTGTgataaatataagtatataatacaaacaataatgaagtatttaaaaactaaatattataattatgaaagGCATGCgttgaaatttgttgatttttgagATTTGCAATTCGGTTTCCCAACGGTAAAAATTATTGGatgatttttgtaattattgtggtattattcttataatgTATCTGATGTTATTGTTGACagtaaatttgaatataactaataaaatgcaacaattaTTTTGCTATCTATAATAACGCTTCATCTAATTATGCTAAATGGTAAACAACACTTTATAGTATATCATGAATTCAGTCTGAGTCATGATAGAGTTCGGATGTGAGCTCATCacacaataatttataaaaaatgattggtaaacaatttgtaatcaCTAAATACTGTATACAAATAATCCTGTCAAACATTTGCATAGTACAAGGAGAAATTTCTCTCTCCTgacttaattataatttcgtaaaaaatacaaatacaatacaaaaagaaaaaatgtaataactttattgcttgttgtttaataagggaaattttatttatatttttaattcaaatatattggGACTTCAAATAGATGAAGTCATATTAATACAGATTCccatttgcaaattattcCCATAAGCTTCATTGATTCTTATAATCGAAATAATAAACAGATCCATTAATAGTTGCCTTcaagattttgtttttaaaaatggaCAGTCTTAATCCGTATTCTCCATTGGGAACCGGAAAACGAACTCGAAAATGATCTATATCTACTTGAAAATCTTTAACAATTAAGGATGTGCCAGccttgaaataaaaaataattttatataggTCTACAGATAGACCATATAAGAATGTACATACCATATAAGGGCAGGTGTGATTAAGATTTGAATAGGGTTTTATATACTCGAAGCCTATTATCGCAACTACATTATATGGTTTCTTTATGAATTTGCACGCATCAATGCTAAAAGAATAAAGATAGGGATGCCAGCCATTTTCACGTTTAAAGAGCCCAACTTGAACCTGAAATGTGGATGTACTTCTGATATAATGAACtggttttagttttaaattcaGAAAGGATATACATACCCTAGCAGCTTTGATAGTTTTAAATACGTCAAAGTTAACGTTTATGATATTGTTATCTCTACTGACAGCCTTTATCTCGCATTTACTGAAGTTACCTATCTCAGGGTCGAGGAGCTGACAATTCAGAGTCTTGAATTTTCCACGTGCCTAGAGAGATGATaaagatttatatatatataaatagatatatatatatatatatatatatatatatatatgtataaacttACCATAAGAAAGAATAGGGTTATCCAAAGCAGCAAGCGAAAAACTTTATCCATTCTGGGCGAGTATAGTATTATATCTGGGGTTGCATATTACAATTCtagatttttatatatgcaatatttaaatgGGGTTTTAATgagattataaataattttccatATCCATTAATGACTCTAGTCTATCTCTATATGAGTTTGTTGATAAGGGAAGACCAAATTGACCAAGTTCCTGATCGTCACAAAGTTTTACAGCTATAAAATTAGAGTTTTCAGCAATATTCACTGACATtagtgttatttttatatcacttgtcattttaattaagtatttattgttgttggtgtcaattaatcattttcattttgttaaaagTGTCAACATCTAAATTAAGACAACTGTcgctcgctgctcgctgctcttCTTGTCATTAGGTTGTTCTTGGGTTGGTGCCTGTGGCTGTGGTCagataaaacaaatcaatccTGTATTTACGAATGTATGTAGGAGGGAGCCAACTTAGCAAGAATATTATAAGGCTTGAGCAAAAATTCACATGGATCAAACTTGATTTTGTAGAGAAACGGATGCCAGCCGTTTACTCGTTGATAAAATTGAGCTTGGGCCTAAAACGTGTCCAAATGAATTAATaggaattataatttttatgctaGTGGTACTCACTTCTAAGTCGTTGATGACTACCTTCGGCAGATAGTGACTATTAGCaaccttatttttgtttcctATTAAATTGATTCGACATTGTGTGAGTTCACCAGCATCCTTGtcaattgca encodes the following:
- the LOC133845268 gene encoding uncharacterized protein LOC133845268, encoding MDKVFRLLLWITLFFLMARGKFKTLNCQLLDPEIGNFSKCEIKAVSRDNNIINVNFDVFKTIKAARVQVGLFKRENGWHPYLYSFSIDACKFIKKPYNVVAIIGFEYIKPYSNLNHTCPYMAGTSLIVKDFQVDIDHFRVRFPVPNGEYGLRLSIFKNKILKATINGSVYYFDYKNQ